The Penicillium oxalicum strain HP7-1 chromosome IV, whole genome shotgun sequence genome contains a region encoding:
- a CDS encoding NADH-cytochrome b5 reductase 1 has product MSAANVGTAFVPSAILVAGVYAVKPEYLTYAVALAAVMTSVALFTGGSSKPRKVLNPTEFQEFVLKEKNEISHNVAIYRFALPRPTDILGLPIGQHISLAATIPGQPKEVVRSYTPISSDNEAGYFDLLVKAYPQGNISKHLAELKIGQTMKVRGPKGAMVYTPNMCRHIGMIAGGTGITPMLQVIEAIIRNRPRNGGNDTTKVDLIFANVNPEDILLKEKLDKLAQEDADFNIYYVLNNPPEGWTGGVGFVTPDMIKERLPAPANDVKILLCGPPPMVSAMKKATESLGYTKARPVSKLEDQVFCF; this is encoded by the exons ATGAG CGCTGCCAACGTCGGCACAGCTTTCGTGCCCTCGGCCATTCTGGTCGCCGGTGTTTATGCCGTCAAGCCCGAGTATCTGACCTATGCGGTCGCATTGGCCGCCGTCATGACGAGCGTAGCTCTGTTCACTGGTGGAAGCAGCA AGCCGCGCAAGGTCCTGAACCCGACCGAGTTCCAGGAGTTTGttctcaaggagaagaatgAGATTTCGCACAATGTCGCCATCTACCGCTTTGCTCTGCCCCGTCCCACCGATATCCTTGGTCTGCCCATCGGTCAGCACATCTCTCTCGCTGCCACCATCCCTGGTCAGCCCAAGGAGGTCGTTCGGTCATACACCCCTATTTCGTCTGACAATGAGGCGGGTTATTTCGATCTCTTGGTCAAGGCCTACCCCCAGGGTAACATCTCCAAGCACCTCGCCGAGCTCAAGATTGGGCAGACCATGAAGGTCCGGGGCCCCAAGGGTGCCATGGTGTACACTCCAAACATGTGCCGCCACATTGGCATGATCGCCGGCGGTACCGGTATCACCCCGATGCTCCAGGTCATCGAGGCAATCATTCGCAACCGCCCCCGTAATGGTGGTAATGACACCACCAAGGTGGACCTGATCTTTGCCAACGTCAACCCCGAGGATATTCTGCTGAAGGAGAAGCTGGACAAACTGGCCCAAGAAGACGCGGACTTCAACATTTACTACGTCTTGAACAACCCCCCTGAGGGTTGGACTGGCGGTGTTGGCTTCGTTACCCCCGACATGATCAAG GAACGCCTCCCTGCTCCAGCCAACGATGTCAAGATTCTCCTCTGCGGCCCCCCTCCCATGGTCAGCGCCATGAAGAAGGCCACCGAGTCCCTCGGTTACACCAAGGCTCGTCCTGTCAGCAAGCTCGAAGATCAGGTCTTCTGCTTCTAA
- a CDS encoding Chromosome segregation protein sudA, which translates to MYVKQIIIQGFKSYKDQTVIEPFSPKHNVIVGRNGSGKSNFFAAIRFVLSDAYTHLGREERQALLHEGSGSAVMSAYVEIIFDNSDDRFPTGKPELVLRRTIGIKKDEYTLDRKNATKNDVMNLLESAGFSRSNPYYIVPQGRVTALTNMKDSERLVLLKEVAGTQVYEARRAESLKIMQETNSKREKIDELLDYINERLAELEEEKDELRSYQEKDKERRCLEYTIYSREQHEIANVLENLEEQRQNGVEDADNNRDQFVEGEKAIAQIDAEIAEFRQQIEFLKVDKAQLEDERREASKSLAQIELRVKALSDNQAAALALKSRHDSDLEAVQSAIQEREEELQDLLPRFNASKDEEDAVKARLTESETSRQRLYAKQGRNSRFRNKTERDKWLQMEIRETHRSIANVQGVVAQTQEDIRELEEEIALLEPETERLRKQIDGRGDTMHSVDQQIQDAKDERDRLMDQRKELWREEAKLDSVLSSASQEMERSERSLSQMMDNNTSRGLAAVRRIKRQYNLEGVYGTLAELFDVNDRYRTAVEVTAGQSLFHYVVDNDETATKVLEILQKEKAGRVTFMPLNRLRSKPMNMPRASDTIPMLDKIQFDPAYERAFQHVFGKTIICPNLQVAAQYARSHGVNAITPEGDRSDKRGALTGGYHDSRQSRLDAVKNVAKWRDEYESKRNRGGEIRKELEKLDQLITKAVGELQKLEQQKHQVQNSSGPMRQELRGKRDLLQKKTDTLDAKRRALRNVESNLAALNDQVNAFQGEMSSPFQKALTNEEEAQLESLSGAVQELRKQYQELSRQRSELEARKSVLEVELRENLNPRLDQLQNQDVDMAEEEVQGNLKETQREQKRLSKALEKLNSRLSQTDSSIEEATAKVSDLQQRSADMRRGMEDLARSIEKHQRRMEKSMQKKAALTKQAAECAANIRDLGVLPDEAFTKYKNTDSNAVVKKLHKTNEALKKYSHVNKKAFEQYNSFTKQRETLTSRREELDASQKSIDDLISVLDQRKDEAIERTFKQVSREFATVFEKLVPAGRGRLVIQRKTDRTARGDDELDSEDEEARQSVENYVGVGISVSFNSKHDDQQRIQQLSGGQKSLCALALVFAIQACDPAPFYLFDEIDANLDAQYRTAVAQMLQSISDSTNGQFICTTFRPEMLHVAEKCYGVSFSQKASTIDVVSREEALKFVEGQKA; encoded by the exons ATGTATGTGAAGCAGATTATCATCCAAGGCTTCAAGAG CTACAAGGACCAGACGGTTATTGAACCCTTTTCACCCAAACACAATGTGATTGTCGGTCGCAATGGATCTGGCAAAAGTAACTTCTTTGCGGCTATTCGCTTCGTTCTAAGCGATGCCTATACCCACCTTGGCAGAGAAGAACGCCAGGCCCTGCTACAC GAAGGCTCGGGCTCGGCTGTGATGTCGGCGTACGTTGAGATTATCTTTGACAACTCGGATGACCGATTCCCAACAGGCAAGCCAGAACTCGTCCTACGCCGAACGATCGgaatcaagaaagatgagTATACGCTCGACCGGAAAAATGCGACGAAGAATGATGTTATGAATCTCCTCGAATCCGCCGGTTTTTCCCGCTCGAACCCTTACTACATTGTCCCTCAAGGTCGTGTCACTGCATTGACAAACATGAAAGACTCGGAGCGGCTTGTGTTGCTGAAGGAGGTTGCCGGTACTCAGGTATACGAAGCTCGACGTGCCGAATCGTTGAAGATTATGCAAGAGACGAATAGCAAGCGTGAAAAGATCGACGAGCTGCTAGATTACATCAACGAACGGCTAGCAgagcttgaagaagagaaggacgAGCTGCGAAGCTATCAGGAAAAAGATAAAGAACGCAGGTGTCTCGAGTACACGATCTACTCTCGCGAACAACATGAGATTGCCAATGTTCTCGAAAACCTTGAAGAGCAAAGGCAGAACGGGGTTGAAGATGCGGACAACAATCGTGACCAATTTGTCGAAGGGGAAAAGGCAATTGCCCAGATCGACGCTGAGATTGCTGAATTCCGTCAGCAGATCGAATTCCTCAAGGTGGATAAAGCGCAACTGGAAGACGAGCGACGTGAAGCATCAAAATCCTTGGCACAAATCGAGCTTCGTGTCAAAGCTTTGTCCGATAATCAGGCAGCTGCACTGGCACTCAAGTCGCGCCACGACAGCGACCTTGAAGCCGTACAGAGTGCCATTCAAGAgcgcgaggaagagctcCAAGACCTCTTGCCACGTTTCAATGCTTccaaggatgaggaagacgcgGTGAAAGCTCGCCTCACAGAATCGGAAACTTCTCGTCAACGTCTGTATGCTAAACAAGGTCGCAACTCTCGCTTCAGGAACAAGACCGAGCGAGACAAGTGGTTGCAAATGGAGATCCGAGAGACCCATCGATCCATTGCCAATGTGCAAGGCGTCGTGGCGCAGACTCAAGAAGACATCAGAGAGCTTGAAGAGGAGATCGCTCTGCTCGAGCCTGAGACCGAGCGGCTACGAAAGCAAATTGACGGTCGTGGTGATACGATGCACTCTGTTGACCAGCAGATCCAGGATGCCAAGGATGAGCGGGATCGATTGATGGACCAAAGAAA GGAATTGTGGCGAGAGGAAGCAAAGCTTGATTCTGTTCTCTCAAGCGCGTCGCAAGAGATGGAACGATCCGAGCGCAGCCTCTCCCAAATGATGGACAACAACACAAGCCGAGGCCTTGCGGCCGTCCGCCGTATCAAACGTCAATATAATCTTGAAGGCGTCTATGGCACTTTGGCGGAACTCTTTGATGTCAATGACAGATACCGAACTGCGGTTGAGGTGACAGCAGGCCAAAGCTTGTTTCACTACGTTGTCGACAATGATGAGACTGCGACCAAAGTGTTGGAGATTTTGCAGAAAGAGAAGGCCGGCCGTGTGACGTTCATGCCATTGAATCGGCTGCGATCCAAGCCCATGAACATGCCTCGGGCAAGTGATACTATTCCAATGCTCGACAAAATACAGTTCGACCCAGCCTACGAGCGAGCATTCCAGCATGTGTTTGGGAAAACGATCATCTGTCCCAACTTGCAAGTAGCCGCACAATATGCTCGAAGCCATGGCGTCAATGCAATTACTCCCGAAGGAGACCGTTCCGACAAACGCGGAGCTTTGACTGGTGGTTATCACGACTCACGCCAGTCACGACTGGATGCTGTGAAGAACGTGGCTAAATGGAGAGATGAGTACGAGTCTAAACGCAATCGCGGCGGGGAGATCCGAAAAGAactggagaagctggaccaGCTCATCACCAAAGCTGTCGGTGAGCTACAAAAGTTGGAGCAACAAAAGCATCAAGTTCAAAATAGCAGCGGTCCTATGCGACAAGAGCTCCGCGGCAAGCGAgatcttctgcagaaaaagacCGACACCCTCGATGCCAAGCGTCGTGCGCTTCGCAACGTTGAGTCTAACTTGGCTGCTCTCAACGACCAAGTGAATGCTTTCCAGGGTGAAATGTCGTCGCCTTTCCAGAAAGCCCTGACCAACGAAGAAGAGGCCCAACTGGAGAGTCTGAGCGGAGCGGTGCAAGAGCTTCGGAAGCAGTATCAAGAGTTGTCGCGCCAACGGAGCGAACTTGAAGCGCGCAAGTCGGTGCTTGAAGTTGAGCTCCGAGAGAACCTGAACCCCCGTCTCGATCAACTTCAGAACCAAGATGTGGAcatggccgaggaggaagtgCAGGGTAACCTGAAGGAGACTCAACGGGAGCAGAAGCGTCTGAGCAAGGCTCTAGAGAAACTTAACAGTCGCCTCAGCCAAACCGATTCCTCCATTGAAGAGGCTACCGCCAAGGTGAGCGATTTGCAGCAGCGCAGCGCAGACATGCGTCGTGGGATGGAAGATTTGGCTCGCTCGATCGAAAAGCACCAGAGACGCATGGAGAAGAGCATGCAGAAGAAGGCAGCTTTAACCAAACAAGCTGCGGAGTGCGCGGCGAACATCCGTGATCTTGGTGTCTTGCCAGATGAAGCATTCACTAAATACAAAAACACTGATTCCAACGCTGTGGTGAAGAAGCTCCACAAGACCAATGAGGCGTTGAAGAAATACTCCCATGTCAACAAGAAGGCATTCGAACAGTACAACAGCTTTACCAAGCAGCGGGAGACCCTTACTAGCCGCCGCGAGGAACTGGATGCCTCGCAGAAGTCCATCGATGACTTAATTTCTGTTCTGGACCAGCGCAAAGACGAAGCGATTGAAAGAACATTTAAACAGGTCTCTCGAGAGTTCGCCACTgtcttcgagaagctcgTGCCCGCTGGTCGTGGACGCTTGGTGATTCAGCGCAAGACCGATCGCACTGCTCGTGGCGATGATGAGCTTGACtccgaagacgaagaagctCGACAAAGCGTTGAAAACTACGTCGGTGTCGGCATCAGCGTCAGCTTTAACAGCAAACACGACGATCAACAACGTATCCAGCAACTAAGTGGTGGACAAAAAA GTCTGTGTGCTCTCGCGCTGGTGTTTGCTATCCAAGCGTGCGATCCCGCGCCATTCTACCTCTTTGACGAGATCGACGCCAACTTGGACGCACAGTATCGGACGGCCGTCGCTCAGATGCTACAGTCTATCTCAGACTCTACCAATGGGCAATTCATCTGCACGACCTTCCGTCCCGAGATGCTGCATGTGGCTGAGAAGTGCTACGGCGTCAGCTTCAGCCAAAAGGCCAGTACCATTGACGTAGTCTCGCGCGAAGAAGCCCTCAAGTTTGTCGAAGGACAAAAGGCATGA